One part of the Cupriavidus taiwanensis genome encodes these proteins:
- the nodU gene encoding nodulation protein NodU codes for MRICGIKLTHDGAIAVVEDGKLVLCIEQEKRENNKRYQEIENLEEIALVLAEHGLNAVDIDQFVIDGWDGDVESRFHVRSGSVPISLKGAPYAESDANDLLASLDGDGLVVGEGSFPYKSFPHVSGHVAAAYCTSPFAQKEQPALCLVWDGGIVPRLYHVQRDGARRVDCLFPLIGHIYAAAGHYFGPYKKLGGAEWDLGVAGKLMAYIGLGSVDENTVAEFHSLYEEYFAGDSELARSYRANIRAPEGSLKPVRDFFQASVPRLEGKLHQDVLASFHVFLERLLVHEIGMALQRHSIQVPQNLCIAGGCGLNIKWNSALRESGLFAAIWVPPFPNDSGSAIGAACCAMAADQGFISLEWSVYSGPSAKLGVVPPGWTASPCTISELARILADNKPVVFLAGRAELGPRALGGRSILAAPTSAAMKRLLNDVKHREHFRPVAPICLEDKAMSIFEPGTPDPYMLFDHLTRKEWRDKIPAVVHLDGTARLQTIHRSSEHPVAKLLIEYEKLTGIPLLCNTSANFHGRGFFPDAASACEWGRVDQVWFEGTLWRKTEGSVTTLNVDEAVMCSKGA; via the coding sequence ATGCGGATCTGCGGGATCAAGCTAACGCACGACGGGGCCATCGCCGTGGTGGAAGATGGGAAATTGGTTCTTTGCATCGAGCAGGAAAAGCGAGAGAACAATAAGCGCTATCAGGAAATCGAGAACCTTGAGGAAATTGCCCTCGTTCTGGCGGAACATGGGCTGAATGCTGTAGATATAGACCAGTTCGTCATTGATGGCTGGGACGGAGACGTGGAATCTAGATTCCACGTCCGTAGTGGATCTGTTCCGATCAGTCTAAAAGGCGCACCGTATGCTGAGAGCGACGCCAATGACCTCCTTGCCTCCCTTGACGGCGACGGTTTGGTGGTCGGCGAAGGTTCATTTCCGTACAAGAGTTTTCCCCATGTGTCAGGGCACGTAGCCGCCGCATACTGCACCAGCCCGTTTGCGCAAAAGGAGCAACCCGCCCTTTGTCTGGTTTGGGATGGCGGCATCGTCCCAAGGCTCTATCATGTGCAGCGTGATGGCGCGCGCCGCGTGGACTGCCTCTTCCCCCTAATTGGCCATATCTATGCGGCGGCGGGTCACTACTTTGGTCCCTATAAGAAACTTGGCGGGGCAGAATGGGATCTCGGCGTGGCAGGCAAGCTCATGGCTTATATTGGACTCGGATCCGTTGATGAAAATACCGTAGCTGAATTTCACAGTCTTTACGAAGAGTATTTCGCTGGTGACAGCGAGTTGGCGCGCAGCTATCGTGCGAATATTAGGGCACCTGAAGGCTCGTTAAAACCCGTCCGTGATTTTTTCCAAGCTAGCGTGCCCCGACTTGAAGGGAAGCTTCACCAGGATGTGCTTGCCTCCTTTCACGTCTTTCTCGAGCGCCTTCTCGTTCATGAAATCGGAATGGCACTGCAGCGCCATTCAATACAAGTGCCCCAAAACCTGTGCATCGCTGGTGGATGTGGGCTAAACATCAAATGGAATAGCGCATTACGTGAGAGTGGCTTATTCGCTGCAATATGGGTCCCTCCGTTCCCCAACGACAGCGGCTCGGCAATAGGTGCGGCTTGCTGTGCGATGGCTGCAGACCAGGGGTTCATATCGTTGGAATGGTCAGTGTATAGCGGGCCTTCCGCAAAACTCGGCGTCGTCCCTCCGGGATGGACCGCGTCTCCGTGCACGATTTCGGAACTCGCCCGCATACTTGCAGATAACAAGCCTGTCGTTTTTCTTGCAGGTCGTGCCGAATTGGGTCCTCGGGCTTTGGGCGGAAGAAGCATTTTGGCAGCCCCAACTTCGGCTGCAATGAAACGTCTTCTGAACGATGTCAAGCATCGAGAGCATTTTCGACCGGTGGCGCCAATATGCCTTGAGGATAAGGCAATGTCCATCTTTGAGCCTGGTACTCCAGACCCCTACATGCTCTTCGATCATCTAACGCGTAAGGAATGGCGCGACAAGATCCCTGCGGTCGTGCATCTTGACGGTACTGCTCGTTTGCAAACCATCCATAGAAGTTCTGAACATCCCGTAGCAAAGCTTTTGATCGAATATGAGAAGCTAACAGGTATTCCTTTGCTCTGCAACACAAGCGCGAATTTCCACGGCCGAGGATTTTTCCCCGACGCTGCTTCCGCTTGTGAATGGGGGCGCGTGGATCAAGTTTGGTTCGAGGGTACTCTTTGGAGGAAAACCGAAGGAAGCGTCACGACATTGAATGTGGACGAAGCAGTAATGTGTTCCAAAGGAGCATAG
- the nodS gene encoding nodulation methyltransferase NodS, whose amino-acid sequence MLSNLESLRRELNTDDPWRLDTNPYEHERHRHMLRLSLAQGRVTNALEVGCAAGAFTEKLVDHCHRLTVIDVVPQAIARARERLKEPANTTWIVSDVKDFSTHDKFDLIVVAEVLYYLDNLADMQSTIRNLAGMLVPAGQLVFGSSHDDSCRRWGHIAGAETVLAMLREELTEVEHFECKGQSLTEGCSLARFRKFPDESQHTRLPS is encoded by the coding sequence ATGCTTTCAAACCTAGAATCGCTGCGTCGTGAATTGAATACGGATGACCCCTGGCGCCTCGACACTAATCCTTACGAACACGAGCGTCACAGGCATATGCTTCGATTATCACTCGCGCAGGGCCGAGTCACTAATGCGCTTGAAGTGGGATGTGCTGCTGGGGCATTCACGGAGAAACTTGTGGACCACTGCCACCGGCTCACAGTCATAGACGTTGTTCCGCAAGCGATAGCTCGAGCTCGCGAACGACTGAAGGAGCCAGCGAACACTACTTGGATCGTTTCAGATGTCAAAGATTTCTCGACGCATGACAAGTTCGATCTAATCGTGGTAGCTGAGGTTCTCTATTATTTGGATAACCTTGCAGACATGCAATCCACGATCCGAAATCTCGCAGGAATGCTTGTGCCCGCGGGACAGCTGGTATTCGGATCGTCACATGACGACAGTTGCCGGAGATGGGGGCACATTGCTGGTGCAGAAACTGTGCTTGCTATGCTCAGAGAAGAGTTGACTGAAGTTGAGCACTTTGAATGCAAAGGACAATCGCTCACCGAGGGTTGCTCGCTAGCGCGATTTCGCAAGTTTCCGGACGAATCACAACACACACGTTTACCGAGTTAG
- a CDS encoding helix-turn-helix domain-containing protein encodes MPWSELTPMEQRLLFVIDHLQRRDSVSALCERYGISRKTGYKWIERYANEGLNGLNERSRCRHDQERIAYPIRQAVLQLRGHGGTELGPKKIQKRLAERFGEAEVPSRTTIYNILKAAGRIEPRHKRRRFYNEERPHEALSQRTPHSCYTSSNREYPARLPEMSYPSYMETHRVSTNGLLKRRNVVMYVGHLLHGELVGLEAIEEGLWHVHFGPIVIGGIDERKPHKRYLSLKVLPM; translated from the coding sequence ATGCCCTGGAGTGAGCTCACACCTATGGAACAACGACTGCTGTTTGTTATCGATCACCTGCAACGCAGGGATAGCGTGAGTGCGTTGTGCGAGCGCTATGGCATCAGCCGCAAGACCGGCTACAAGTGGATCGAGCGGTATGCGAACGAAGGCCTCAACGGGCTGAACGAACGCAGCCGCTGCCGGCATGACCAAGAGCGGATTGCCTATCCGATCCGCCAGGCGGTCCTGCAATTGCGCGGGCATGGCGGCACGGAGTTGGGGCCGAAGAAGATCCAGAAACGGCTGGCCGAGCGGTTTGGCGAGGCCGAGGTACCCTCTCGCACGACGATCTACAACATCCTCAAGGCCGCAGGTCGGATCGAGCCGCGGCACAAGCGCCGGCGGTTCTACAACGAAGAGCGGCCCCATGAGGCGCTGAGCCAGCGCACGCCGCACAGTTGCTACACATCCTCGAATCGGGAGTACCCAGCCCGGCTGCCGGAGATGAGCTATCCGAGCTACATGGAGACGCACCGGGTGAGCACCAACGGCTTGCTCAAACGTCGCAATGTGGTGATGTACGTCGGGCACCTACTGCATGGAGAGCTGGTTGGTCTTGAAGCGATCGAGGAAGGTCTCTGGCATGTTCACTTCGGTCCCATCGTGATTGGAGGAATAGATGAACGGAAACCTCACAAGAGATATCTAAGTCTCAAAGTGTTACCCATGTGA
- a CDS encoding NodA family N-acyltransferase — MSSPKVQWKLRWENDLELSDHLELAEFFKATYGPTGPFNAKPFSGGRSWAGARPELRAIAYDSQGVAAHMGALRRFIKVNSADVLVAELGLYGVRPDLEGFGISHSIRAMYPVLQELRIPFAFGTVRHELKTHFSRLCRHGLGTIIEGIRVRSTLPNVHLDLPSTRVEDVLVVVLPICSSLQEWPSGETIERNGPEL; from the coding sequence ATGTCGTCGCCAAAAGTTCAGTGGAAACTGCGCTGGGAAAATGATCTTGAGCTCTCCGACCATTTAGAATTGGCTGAGTTTTTCAAAGCGACCTACGGCCCAACAGGGCCTTTCAATGCGAAGCCGTTTAGCGGCGGTCGAAGTTGGGCGGGCGCACGGCCTGAGCTCCGCGCCATAGCTTACGATTCGCAAGGGGTTGCGGCACACATGGGCGCACTTCGACGATTCATCAAGGTAAATTCAGCCGATGTGCTTGTGGCCGAACTAGGTCTATACGGAGTGCGCCCGGACCTTGAAGGATTCGGAATTAGCCATTCCATCCGTGCAATGTACCCCGTGCTTCAAGAGCTTCGCATACCGTTCGCTTTCGGGACGGTCAGGCACGAGTTGAAAACTCACTTTTCCCGATTGTGCCGACATGGATTAGGAACGATCATCGAAGGAATCCGCGTGCGCTCAACTCTTCCGAACGTCCACTTGGATTTGCCATCTACTCGGGTGGAGGATGTCCTCGTCGTGGTTCTGCCAATTTGCAGTTCGTTGCAAGAATGGCCAAGCGGCGAAACAATCGAACGAAACGGACCCGAGCTATGA
- a CDS encoding ABC transporter permease has product MRDVLMMTLPANAWNWRTVWRRNFLAWRKAALVSLIGNLADPMMYLFGLGFGVGVLIDRVEGSAYVAFLAAGMVAASAMTSATFETIYSAFSRMHTQRMWEAVLCTKLTVGDVVLGEMTWAASKALLAGTAVAAVSATLGYADFSNIILIIPVIVLTGFAFASLAMVLVAIAPSYDYFVFYQTLVLTPMLFLSGVIFPVEQLPGALHLVSRALPLSHSVELIRPAMLGRPSASVGLHVSVLCLYAIVPFFLSTDLVRRRLMS; this is encoded by the coding sequence ATGCGTGATGTACTCATGATGACTTTGCCCGCGAACGCTTGGAACTGGCGCACGGTATGGCGCAGAAATTTCTTAGCATGGCGGAAGGCTGCTCTCGTTTCCCTAATTGGAAATCTTGCAGATCCAATGATGTATCTGTTCGGCCTTGGCTTCGGAGTTGGGGTACTGATAGATCGCGTTGAAGGATCTGCATATGTGGCGTTTCTGGCAGCCGGTATGGTTGCTGCGAGTGCAATGACTTCCGCAACTTTCGAGACAATCTATTCGGCCTTCTCTCGGATGCACACGCAGCGCATGTGGGAAGCAGTCCTGTGCACAAAGCTTACGGTTGGCGACGTCGTCCTCGGTGAAATGACGTGGGCGGCGAGCAAAGCCCTATTGGCAGGCACCGCGGTGGCTGCCGTTTCCGCAACGTTGGGATATGCCGATTTCTCGAATATCATTTTAATAATACCGGTCATTGTTTTAACGGGGTTCGCCTTTGCAAGCCTCGCTATGGTCCTTGTCGCGATTGCGCCGAGTTACGATTACTTTGTGTTCTACCAAACGCTTGTCCTCACACCGATGCTTTTCCTGAGTGGTGTAATTTTCCCAGTAGAGCAGTTGCCAGGGGCCCTTCATCTTGTTTCGAGAGCCCTTCCACTTTCCCATTCCGTCGAACTCATCCGCCCCGCGATGCTTGGACGCCCGTCGGCGAGTGTCGGTCTGCATGTGTCCGTACTTTGCCTTTACGCAATAGTGCCCTTCTTCCTATCGACAGACCTTGTTCGCCGGCGTCTGATGTCTTGA
- a CDS encoding sulfotransferase — MPTAAPFVILGMPRTGTHYLEELLNLHPNVSSNGELLNPYDMNWPDNSRLLRSDRDLLELAYQHYPTRSGKTALTHVGCKINQPQFRERPGFFENLIGWPHLRAIFVRRNSLESLRSLVQARTSGQWLQYGTCHSLAAPPTVTLTIDECEAYFRIADDFHTLVANSFQRDRMMTIDYEDLLRDPAPCLDAIWSFLGTSPHACSVRTALRRQEMRPLQETVSNFVDLKRHFSGGPHTSYFEA; from the coding sequence ATGCCAACAGCCGCACCATTCGTAATCCTTGGGATGCCCAGAACAGGTACGCATTATCTGGAAGAATTGCTGAATTTGCATCCTAATGTGTCGAGCAATGGCGAATTGCTCAATCCGTACGATATGAATTGGCCAGATAATAGCCGACTCCTTCGTAGCGATAGGGACCTTCTTGAGCTAGCCTATCAACATTACCCCACCCGCTCTGGAAAGACGGCGCTCACGCACGTTGGCTGCAAGATCAACCAACCCCAGTTCCGCGAGCGGCCGGGATTCTTTGAAAACTTGATCGGTTGGCCACATCTTCGCGCGATATTTGTTCGCAGAAATTCTTTGGAGTCGCTGCGATCCCTCGTTCAGGCAAGGACAAGCGGTCAATGGCTACAGTACGGTACGTGCCACTCCTTGGCCGCCCCACCCACCGTAACGTTGACCATCGATGAATGCGAAGCCTACTTCAGGATCGCTGACGACTTCCACACTCTCGTCGCGAACTCCTTTCAGCGAGATCGGATGATGACGATCGACTATGAGGATTTGCTGCGCGATCCAGCCCCATGCCTCGACGCGATTTGGTCCTTCCTAGGAACATCGCCGCACGCATGCTCAGTACGCACGGCCCTTCGGCGTCAGGAAATGCGACCTCTGCAAGAGACGGTATCCAACTTCGTTGACCTAAAGCGCCATTTCAGCGGGGGGCCGCATACAAGCTATTTCGAAGCCTAG
- a CDS encoding hemerythrin domain-containing protein, producing the protein MNNAISTWHNDHLYFAHLLDLLQNQIGSFFEGKQPNYRLIAKIVEYMCDYGDRIHHPREDVAFSLLVKRYPDIQLVVNRLLQEHLVIAETSAQLLDHFKGAEWDVITPRDVLVAQAAIYLAYYRNHLSSEENLVMPRTVEMLTAEDWAEVDAVVPESVHPLCGISLQEHFATLRKQIHDEEQLDW; encoded by the coding sequence ATGAACAATGCTATTTCTACTTGGCATAACGATCATTTGTACTTCGCACATTTACTGGACCTACTTCAAAATCAAATCGGGTCTTTTTTCGAGGGAAAACAGCCCAATTATCGATTGATAGCCAAAATCGTCGAGTACATGTGTGATTATGGCGATCGCATTCATCATCCTCGAGAAGATGTTGCTTTTTCGTTACTGGTGAAGCGATATCCCGATATACAGCTTGTAGTGAATCGACTTCTACAGGAACATCTAGTGATCGCGGAAACCAGTGCTCAACTACTTGACCACTTCAAGGGCGCCGAATGGGACGTTATAACGCCTAGAGACGTGTTAGTGGCACAAGCGGCAATATATCTTGCTTACTATCGCAATCATCTATCTTCCGAGGAAAACCTAGTCATGCCACGAACAGTGGAGATGCTGACTGCAGAGGATTGGGCCGAAGTCGATGCCGTCGTTCCAGAGAGCGTTCATCCGTTATGTGGGATAAGTCTTCAGGAGCATTTCGCGACGTTGCGCAAGCAAATACATGATGAGGAGCAGTTGGATTGGTGA
- the cysC gene encoding adenylyl-sulfate kinase has translation MSDARTPYLYIYDFGVGPESRAQLLGQAPSILWFTGLSGAGKSAIADRLEAALHACGRLTYILDGDSVRRGLCKDLGFDKEDRRENVRRVAEVAKLMADAGIVVLVCLISPFHSDRELARSIAKKHVFAEVYVHAPLAVAEARDPKGLYRLARRGAIQNFTGIDSPYEKPTSPDVFIDTCTMSIDEGANMVLEWLSRH, from the coding sequence ATGAGCGATGCTCGCACTCCTTACCTTTACATCTACGACTTCGGAGTCGGTCCGGAATCGAGAGCGCAACTGCTTGGTCAGGCGCCGTCCATCCTCTGGTTCACAGGCCTGTCCGGAGCGGGGAAATCGGCAATTGCCGACCGGCTTGAGGCAGCCCTGCATGCGTGCGGCCGGCTCACGTACATTCTCGATGGTGACTCAGTCAGGCGTGGCCTTTGCAAAGATCTTGGCTTTGACAAGGAGGATCGACGCGAAAATGTTCGGCGCGTGGCTGAAGTTGCCAAACTGATGGCCGACGCCGGCATCGTAGTGCTTGTATGTCTTATCTCACCCTTCCATTCCGACCGAGAGCTTGCTAGGTCGATCGCGAAGAAACATGTCTTTGCTGAAGTTTACGTTCACGCACCGTTGGCCGTAGCGGAGGCTCGCGATCCTAAAGGACTATATCGACTTGCCAGACGGGGGGCGATCCAAAACTTCACCGGCATAGATTCGCCATATGAAAAACCAACGAGTCCCGATGTCTTCATCGACACATGCACCATGTCTATCGATGAAGGAGCCAATATGGTATTGGAATGGCTGTCTCGTCATTAA